A single window of Planctomycetota bacterium DNA harbors:
- a CDS encoding dihydrodipicolinate synthase family protein, with translation MAKATKLQGIFTPNLVPLDARGEINEPELRRYVDWLIERGVHGLYPNGSTGEFTRFSIEERRRIIQIMADQTRGRVPILAGAAEANVRETIAACEYYHSLGVRAVAIVAPFYYKLSAPAVYAYFKEIGDNTPIDVTLYNIPLFASPIDVPTVQRLSEECERIVAIKDSSGDLPHMMRMIAAVRPNRPDFSFMTGWDAALMPMLLVGADGGTNASSGIVPELTRKLYDQVRAGQIDDARQLQYKLLRVFDPMLYQADFPEGVRAALRARGFNPGSGRMPLDPSQLPGIQAIEDKMRQLLVDEGFDIYAGSGASRAAGAGDTQLVTQIVQSVMGELQRRGLQVR, from the coding sequence ATGGCCAAAGCCACCAAGCTACAAGGGATTTTTACTCCAAATCTGGTGCCACTCGACGCGCGTGGCGAGATCAACGAGCCAGAACTGCGCCGCTACGTCGATTGGTTGATCGAGCGCGGCGTGCATGGCTTGTACCCGAACGGCTCGACCGGCGAGTTCACACGTTTCTCGATCGAAGAACGGCGGCGGATCATTCAGATCATGGCCGACCAGACCCGCGGCCGAGTCCCCATCTTGGCCGGGGCCGCCGAAGCGAACGTGCGCGAGACGATTGCCGCCTGCGAGTATTACCACAGTCTGGGCGTGCGGGCCGTGGCGATCGTGGCGCCGTTTTACTACAAGTTGAGCGCGCCGGCGGTCTACGCCTATTTCAAAGAGATTGGCGACAACACGCCGATCGATGTCACGCTGTACAATATTCCGCTGTTCGCCTCGCCGATCGACGTGCCGACGGTGCAACGCTTGAGCGAAGAATGCGAACGGATCGTGGCCATCAAGGACAGCTCGGGCGACTTGCCGCACATGATGCGGATGATCGCCGCCGTGCGACCCAATCGGCCCGATTTCAGCTTCATGACCGGCTGGGACGCGGCCTTGATGCCCATGCTGCTCGTCGGCGCCGACGGCGGCACCAACGCCAGCAGCGGCATAGTACCCGAGCTGACGCGCAAACTTTACGACCAGGTCCGCGCGGGCCAGATCGACGACGCGCGCCAACTGCAATACAAATTGCTCCGCGTGTTCGACCCGATGCTGTATCAGGCCGACTTCCCCGAAGGGGTCCGTGCCGCGCTGCGGGCCCGCGGGTTCAACCCTGGCTCGGGGCGGATGCCGCTCGACCCGTCGCAGTTGCCGGGCATTCAAGCGATTGAAGACAAGATGCGACAACTACTGGTGGACGAAGGCTTTGACATCTATGCTGGTTCGGGCGCGTCGCGCGCGGCCGGCGCGGGTGACACCCAACTGGTCACGCAAATTGTTCAATCGGTGATGGGCGAATTGCAACGCCGCGGCTTGCAAGTACGCTAG
- a CDS encoding ComEC/Rec2 family competence protein: protein MAAWRASEWFGCACGSSSASVSQSSASTSPAGSYQPLVVVLGAAALGIALDRFIVSLAAPVWWTIALAGLAIWLVLHRCQRAGAASVAVLIAWLTLAGGWHHGCWNLFHRDELGLLAGRESSPVCLEAEVVSGPREITPRERDPLSTAQSGIRTRLLISALAVRDGANWRATAGRAWLTVEGQTPHVHCGDRVRVFGRLSQLAPAMNPDDFDYARHARADRQLCRLWCEHPDGVTVVDSPSVSWRRWFDGARRRADALLWKHIARERAPLASALFLGLREEMSPEDTQTYMKTGMVHILSISGLHVGLLAMGLFAVLRVMAWRPQVTACCVSALVVGYALLVEAEPPAVRATVVLLLACVATLAGRRVLAFNTLAGAALVVLAMNPADLFRAGPQLSFLCTAVLGACTIALARREADPLTRHIQQMQPWPWRALRRARSAAMTSVGTSLAIWCLAAPLVAQQFHLVSPICVLLTPVLALPATVALLSGLLLVFVGTWFPLLATPLGYCCDRSLAVVDGCVHVASELEAGHWWTAGPTLIWVVGFYAVCALAWSLPRQPARPWLRPALPTAWLGMALFVSAATPNLPAETMRVTFLSVGHGLATVVELPGGDVWLYDAGRLGSPHAAVQSVSNYLWSRRVRRIRGIVVSHLDVDHFNAVPELLERFEVDGVYLAPQPRPLDEAGQVLFAAIERAGVPHTTWSQGSTIELAPNCRATVLHPSASGVVESDNANSLVWLVEFAGRRVLLTGDLETPGLEPLLRSPAVDCDVVLAPHHGSARSDPPGFAAWSKPEFVVFSGGDGRDLQLVDAAYAEQGAERFHTARDGAVMFQINRAGVTARTWLTKRMIPSN from the coding sequence ATGGCTGCCTGGCGCGCCAGCGAATGGTTCGGTTGCGCCTGCGGCTCATCCTCCGCGTCGGTCTCTCAGTCGTCGGCGTCGACTTCACCCGCCGGTTCGTATCAGCCGCTGGTCGTGGTGCTTGGCGCGGCAGCGCTTGGCATCGCGCTTGATCGCTTCATCGTGTCGCTCGCCGCGCCGGTGTGGTGGACGATCGCACTCGCCGGTTTGGCCATCTGGTTGGTGTTGCATCGCTGTCAGCGCGCGGGCGCTGCCTCGGTCGCGGTCCTCATCGCCTGGCTTACCTTGGCCGGCGGATGGCACCACGGCTGTTGGAATCTGTTCCATCGCGACGAGCTTGGCCTGCTGGCCGGGCGGGAATCGTCGCCGGTTTGCTTGGAGGCCGAAGTCGTCTCGGGCCCGCGCGAGATCACCCCGCGCGAGCGCGATCCCCTTTCCACCGCCCAGTCGGGTATCCGCACGCGCCTGCTCATCAGCGCGCTGGCCGTGCGCGATGGCGCGAACTGGCGTGCGACCGCCGGCCGAGCCTGGCTGACGGTCGAGGGACAAACTCCGCACGTCCATTGTGGCGATCGGGTCCGCGTGTTTGGCCGGCTGTCCCAGTTGGCCCCGGCGATGAACCCGGACGATTTCGACTATGCGCGGCATGCCCGGGCCGATCGGCAGCTTTGCCGATTGTGGTGCGAGCATCCTGACGGCGTGACGGTCGTCGACTCGCCGAGCGTAAGCTGGCGGCGCTGGTTCGATGGCGCACGCCGCCGAGCCGACGCGCTACTGTGGAAGCACATCGCCCGCGAACGAGCGCCACTGGCCAGCGCGCTGTTCCTCGGCCTGCGTGAAGAGATGTCTCCCGAGGACACCCAGACCTACATGAAGACCGGCATGGTTCATATCCTGTCGATCTCGGGCCTGCACGTCGGGCTGTTGGCGATGGGGCTGTTCGCCGTGCTGCGAGTGATGGCCTGGCGGCCGCAGGTGACGGCCTGCTGTGTGTCGGCCCTGGTCGTCGGTTATGCCTTGCTGGTCGAGGCCGAGCCACCCGCCGTGCGGGCCACGGTCGTGTTGCTGCTGGCTTGCGTCGCCACCTTGGCCGGGCGTCGCGTGCTGGCGTTCAATACGCTGGCCGGGGCAGCGTTGGTCGTGCTGGCCATGAACCCTGCCGATCTGTTTCGAGCTGGGCCGCAGTTGTCGTTCCTCTGCACGGCGGTCCTCGGCGCGTGTACCATCGCGCTTGCGCGGCGCGAAGCCGATCCGCTGACTCGACATATTCAGCAGATGCAGCCCTGGCCGTGGCGCGCGCTGCGCCGCGCACGGTCGGCCGCAATGACCAGCGTCGGTACTTCGCTGGCGATCTGGTGCCTTGCCGCGCCGCTGGTGGCGCAGCAATTTCACCTGGTGTCGCCGATCTGCGTGTTGCTGACGCCGGTGTTGGCCCTGCCGGCCACGGTGGCGCTCTTGTCCGGGCTGTTGCTCGTCTTTGTCGGTACCTGGTTCCCGCTGTTGGCGACACCGCTTGGATATTGTTGCGATCGGAGTTTGGCGGTCGTGGATGGTTGTGTCCACGTGGCCAGCGAACTCGAAGCGGGCCACTGGTGGACCGCCGGGCCGACGTTGATTTGGGTCGTGGGCTTCTACGCGGTCTGTGCTTTGGCCTGGTCGTTGCCGCGCCAGCCTGCGCGCCCCTGGCTTCGTCCGGCGTTGCCGACGGCGTGGCTGGGGATGGCGCTGTTCGTCTCGGCCGCCACACCGAACCTGCCCGCGGAAACGATGCGGGTGACGTTCCTGTCGGTTGGTCACGGGCTGGCCACGGTTGTCGAGTTGCCCGGTGGCGACGTCTGGCTTTACGACGCCGGCCGGCTCGGTTCGCCCCATGCCGCCGTGCAGTCGGTGTCGAACTATCTTTGGTCGCGGCGTGTGCGACGCATTCGCGGGATCGTCGTTTCGCACTTGGACGTCGATCATTTCAATGCCGTGCCCGAGTTGCTGGAACGCTTCGAGGTCGACGGCGTTTATCTCGCGCCGCAGCCGCGGCCGTTGGACGAGGCCGGGCAAGTGTTGTTCGCCGCCATCGAGCGCGCCGGCGTGCCGCACACGACGTGGTCGCAAGGGTCGACGATTGAGTTAGCGCCGAACTGCCGCGCCACTGTGTTGCATCCATCGGCTTCGGGCGTGGTCGAAAGCGACAACGCCAACAGCCTGGTCTGGCTGGTCGAATTTGCTGGCCGGCGCGTCCTATTGACCGGCGACCTGGAAACGCCGGGGCTCGAACCGCTGCTGCGCTCGCCGGCGGTTGATTGCGACGTGGTGCTGGCTCCGCACCACGGCTCGGCGCGCTCGGACCCGCCTGGGTTCGCTGCGTGGAGCAAGCCGGAGTTCGTCGTCTTCAGCGGCGGAGACGGCCGCGACCTGCAACTGGTCGACGCGGCCTACGCCGAGCAAGGAGCCGAGCGGTTCCACACCGCCCGCGACGGCGCGGTGATGTTCCAGATCAACCGCGCGGGCGTCACCGCCAGGACTTGGTTGACCAAACGGATGATTCCAAGCAATTGA
- the hpnH gene encoding adenosyl-hopene transferase HpnH yields MAVPVSQMWTVATYVLGKRLRGVKRYPMVLMLEPLFRCNLACSGCGKIQFPAEVLRRNLTPEQCFRAVDECGAPMVAIPGGEPLLHPQIVEIVEGLVARKKFIYLCTNALKLQEFLPRFKPSKYLAFSVHMDGPREEHDVAVCREGVYDVAAEAIRAALAAGFRVTTNTTLFDGADPHRLRKFFDDLMDLGVEGMMLSPGYSYAKAPDQDHFLQREKTRRLFQRMLSNPKRRWNFNMSPLFLEFLCGRMDLECTPWGMPAYNLFGWQKPCYLLDEGYVSSYQELLDSTDWDAYGRASGNPKCQDCMVHCGYEPTAVISTFSSWRHFVRTAKLTMFGPPKTPVTPEWDDEPPQPAPPPERELVELTVLN; encoded by the coding sequence ATGGCCGTTCCTGTGTCGCAGATGTGGACCGTGGCGACGTATGTGCTAGGCAAGCGGCTGCGCGGCGTGAAGCGCTATCCGATGGTGCTGATGCTCGAACCGTTGTTTCGCTGCAACCTGGCGTGCTCCGGCTGTGGCAAGATTCAGTTCCCGGCCGAAGTCCTGCGCCGGAATCTGACACCGGAGCAATGCTTTCGCGCGGTCGATGAATGCGGCGCGCCGATGGTGGCCATTCCCGGCGGCGAACCATTGCTGCATCCGCAGATCGTCGAGATTGTCGAAGGGCTCGTCGCGCGCAAGAAGTTCATCTATCTCTGCACCAACGCATTGAAGCTGCAGGAGTTCCTCCCCCGCTTCAAGCCTTCGAAGTACCTGGCCTTTTCGGTCCACATGGACGGACCGCGCGAAGAACACGACGTGGCCGTCTGTCGTGAAGGGGTCTACGACGTTGCGGCCGAAGCGATCCGCGCGGCGCTGGCCGCCGGTTTTCGCGTGACGACGAATACCACCTTGTTCGATGGCGCCGACCCGCACCGGCTGCGCAAGTTCTTCGACGACCTGATGGACCTGGGCGTCGAGGGGATGATGCTCTCGCCTGGCTACAGCTATGCCAAGGCCCCGGACCAAGATCACTTTCTGCAGCGTGAAAAGACCCGGCGACTGTTCCAGCGGATGCTCTCGAATCCGAAGCGGCGCTGGAACTTCAACATGTCGCCGTTGTTCCTCGAGTTTCTCTGCGGGCGGATGGACTTGGAATGCACGCCGTGGGGGATGCCGGCTTACAATCTGTTCGGCTGGCAAAAGCCCTGCTACTTGCTCGACGAAGGTTATGTGTCGAGTTACCAGGAGCTGCTCGACTCGACCGACTGGGACGCCTATGGGCGCGCCAGCGGCAACCCCAAGTGCCAGGACTGCATGGTTCACTGCGGCTACGAGCCGACGGCCGTGATCTCGACGTTCAGTTCGTGGCGTCACTTCGTGCGGACGGCCAAGTTGACGATGTTCGGCCCGCCCAAAACGCCCGTCACCCCCGAATGGGACGACGAGCCGCCGCAGCCCGCC
- a CDS encoding BMC domain-containing protein translates to MESLALLEVSNLAPSLLVADRCIKAAGVTILGIESADSPMQCIKLVGTTAAVREAAEQGMALAKLMGATSSYVVMPAPRAETLAQAKQPPAFSPLLGVYDARIPKENSMAGSDAIGLLETQGLVAALHATDEMLKSANVQLVGKEKIGAAYVTIMVRGDVAAVQAAISAGKQTVERLGGKLILADTIARPHPDLAALLPTK, encoded by the coding sequence ATGGAAAGTCTCGCGCTGCTCGAAGTCAGTAACCTGGCGCCGTCGCTGCTGGTGGCCGATCGGTGCATCAAGGCGGCCGGCGTCACCATCCTGGGCATTGAAAGCGCCGACTCGCCGATGCAGTGCATCAAGCTGGTCGGCACGACCGCGGCGGTGCGCGAAGCGGCCGAGCAAGGCATGGCGCTGGCCAAGCTGATGGGAGCCACGTCGAGCTACGTGGTCATGCCCGCCCCGCGCGCTGAAACCCTGGCCCAAGCCAAACAACCCCCTGCATTCAGTCCCTTATTGGGCGTGTACGACGCCCGCATTCCCAAGGAGAATTCGATGGCTGGTTCCGACGCGATTGGTCTGCTGGAAACCCAAGGTCTCGTGGCGGCGCTGCACGCCACCGACGAGATGTTGAAGAGCGCCAATGTTCAGTTGGTGGGCAAGGAAAAGATCGGCGCGGCTTACGTGACGATCATGGTTCGCGGCGACGTGGCCGCGGTGCAGGCCGCGATCTCGGCTGGCAAGCAGACGGTCGAGCGCCTGGGTGGTAAGTTGATCCTGGCCGACACCATCGCCCGCCCGCATCCCGACCTGGCCGCACTGCTGCCGACGAAGTAA
- a CDS encoding squalene--hopene cyclase, with protein MHSTYDRQSAPLRRAIARTRGWLLNQQHEDGYWVAELEGDTILESEYILLLAWLGRADTPLARKLARHILNQQQPGGGWGMYPGGDMEISGSVKAYFALKLTGHDPAAEYMQRARSAILAHGGADAVNSFTRFYLALLGQIGYEQCPVVPPEMILLPKWFPVNIYAMSSWSRTIVIPLAIMSALKPKNPIDSRFGIRELFIRQPENWPPLRSPCVKRSVKVLGWERFFRAVDNTLKFCERHRLLPLRRRALAQAERWMIDRFGGSDGLGAIFPPMVWAVIALRSLGYKDSSPELRYCYERLEGLIIEEETTARLQPCKSPVWDTSIAMRALSASGLPASDAAIERSSDWLLRNQIHRTGDWANTVDVQPGGWCFEFANDYYPDLDDTAMCMMALADQFRAPAETPAAPGTLRLVDDQDEASQSNRLALLERIPDALARAERWTLAMQNRDGGWGAFDKDNDREFLCYVPFADHNAMIDPSTPDLTARVLEALGQIGHRQGNPAVDRALAYLRQSQEADGSWFGRWGVNYIYGTWQVLVGLRAVGVPSSDPTVVAGVNWLLAYQQSSGAWGESADSYADPHLRGQGPATPSQTAWALLGLIAAGQHDHPSVARGIQWLVNHQREDGGWDELEFTGTGFPQVFYLRYHMYPIYFPLMALSQWAAATGIKLPSPEKMTLALQEVADEG; from the coding sequence ATGCATTCCACGTACGATCGCCAATCGGCGCCCTTGCGCCGCGCTATTGCCCGCACGCGCGGGTGGCTGCTGAACCAGCAGCACGAGGATGGCTACTGGGTGGCCGAACTCGAAGGGGACACGATCCTGGAAAGCGAATACATCCTGCTGCTGGCCTGGCTGGGACGGGCCGATACGCCGCTGGCGCGCAAGCTCGCCCGGCACATCCTGAATCAACAGCAGCCCGGCGGCGGCTGGGGCATGTACCCCGGCGGCGATATGGAAATCAGCGGCAGCGTGAAGGCCTATTTCGCGCTGAAGCTCACTGGTCACGACCCCGCGGCCGAATACATGCAGCGCGCCCGCAGCGCCATCCTGGCCCACGGCGGCGCCGACGCGGTGAACAGCTTCACGCGGTTCTACCTGGCGCTCTTGGGACAGATCGGCTATGAGCAATGCCCGGTCGTGCCGCCCGAGATGATCCTGTTGCCCAAATGGTTCCCGGTGAACATCTACGCGATGAGTTCCTGGAGCCGGACGATCGTCATCCCCCTGGCCATCATGTCGGCCCTGAAGCCCAAGAACCCGATCGACAGCCGCTTTGGCATTCGCGAGCTGTTCATTCGCCAGCCCGAGAACTGGCCGCCGCTGCGCTCGCCGTGCGTGAAGCGCAGCGTCAAGGTGCTGGGCTGGGAACGGTTCTTCCGCGCGGTCGACAACACCCTGAAGTTTTGCGAGCGGCATCGCTTGTTGCCGTTGCGTCGCCGCGCGCTGGCGCAAGCCGAGCGGTGGATGATCGACCGCTTCGGCGGTAGCGACGGCCTGGGAGCGATCTTCCCGCCGATGGTCTGGGCCGTGATCGCCCTGCGCTCGTTGGGTTACAAAGACTCTTCGCCCGAGTTGCGCTACTGCTACGAGCGACTCGAAGGGCTGATCATCGAGGAAGAAACCACGGCGCGGTTGCAACCGTGCAAATCGCCTGTCTGGGACACGTCGATCGCCATGCGGGCTCTGTCGGCCAGTGGACTGCCGGCCAGCGACGCCGCGATCGAGCGTTCGAGCGATTGGCTCCTGCGCAATCAGATTCATCGCACGGGCGATTGGGCGAACACGGTTGACGTGCAACCCGGCGGCTGGTGCTTTGAGTTTGCCAACGACTATTACCCGGACCTGGACGACACGGCCATGTGCATGATGGCCTTGGCCGACCAGTTCCGCGCCCCGGCCGAAACGCCCGCCGCGCCGGGCACCCTAAGACTGGTTGACGACCAGGACGAAGCGTCGCAAAGCAACCGCTTGGCGCTGCTAGAGCGCATTCCCGACGCGCTGGCCCGCGCCGAACGCTGGACGCTGGCCATGCAGAACCGTGACGGCGGCTGGGGGGCGTTCGACAAGGACAACGATCGCGAGTTCCTCTGTTACGTGCCGTTCGCCGATCACAACGCGATGATCGATCCCAGCACGCCCGACCTGACAGCCCGCGTGCTCGAAGCGCTGGGCCAGATCGGCCACCGCCAGGGAAATCCGGCCGTCGATCGGGCGCTGGCTTATCTGCGCCAATCGCAAGAAGCCGATGGCAGTTGGTTCGGCCGCTGGGGCGTGAACTACATCTATGGCACGTGGCAGGTGCTGGTCGGGCTGCGCGCCGTCGGCGTGCCGAGCAGCGACCCCACCGTGGTGGCGGGCGTGAACTGGTTGCTCGCCTATCAACAATCGTCCGGCGCGTGGGGCGAGTCGGCCGACAGTTACGCCGATCCGCACCTGCGGGGGCAAGGCCCGGCCACCCCGTCGCAGACCGCGTGGGCTTTATTGGGACTGATTGCCGCCGGTCAGCACGACCACCCCTCGGTGGCGCGCGGGATTCAATGGTTGGTCAATCACCAGCGCGAAGACGGCGGCTGGGACGAACTCGAGTTCACCGGCACCGGCTTTCCCCAGGTGTTCTATCTGCGCTATCACATGTATCCGATCTATTTCCCGTTGATGGCTTTGTCGCAATGGGCGGCCGCGACGGGAATCAAGTTGCCCAGTCCCGAAAAGATGACCCTCGCGCTGCAAGAAGTGGCCGACGAAGGCTGA